The proteins below come from a single Oryzomicrobium terrae genomic window:
- a CDS encoding RnfABCDGE type electron transport complex subunit D, whose translation MIDQPAPYLLKPASVTQVMAQVLLALLPGIAAYVWWFGPAILVQLAIASATALAAEALILALRGKPLGPFLSDLSALVTAWLLALTLPPTLPWWLTVVAVLFAIVVAKHLYGGLGQNPFNPAMVGFAVVIVSYPALVSQWPGIAGPDTFASQLDAILGQRAGLDALTGATPLDHLKTALKLAEGSGSVAMVLGDATVYGHVAGKGWEWVGLGYLAGGLFLIARRIMTWHVPAAYLGAMALLAGGLWLFDSQNFASPLFHLLSGGTLLGAFFIATDPVSGSTTPRGKLIFAAGAASLAYVIRVFGGYPDGVAFGVLLMNLCVPLIDMYTQPPIFGAKAMAAAGRKGER comes from the coding sequence ATGATCGACCAACCCGCGCCCTACCTGCTCAAGCCGGCCAGCGTCACCCAGGTGATGGCCCAGGTGCTACTCGCCCTGCTGCCCGGCATCGCCGCCTACGTCTGGTGGTTCGGCCCGGCCATCCTGGTCCAGCTGGCCATCGCCAGTGCCACGGCACTGGCCGCCGAGGCCCTGATCCTGGCCCTGCGCGGCAAGCCCCTGGGGCCGTTCCTGAGCGATCTTTCGGCCCTGGTCACCGCCTGGCTGCTGGCGCTCACCCTGCCGCCCACCCTGCCCTGGTGGCTGACGGTGGTGGCCGTGCTGTTCGCCATCGTGGTGGCCAAGCACCTCTACGGCGGCCTCGGTCAGAACCCCTTCAATCCGGCCATGGTCGGCTTTGCCGTGGTGATCGTCTCCTACCCGGCCCTGGTCTCCCAGTGGCCCGGCATTGCCGGCCCGGACACCTTCGCCAGCCAACTTGACGCCATTCTCGGCCAGCGCGCCGGCCTGGATGCCCTCACCGGCGCCACTCCCCTCGACCACCTGAAGACCGCCCTGAAGCTGGCCGAGGGCAGCGGCAGCGTGGCCATGGTGCTGGGCGATGCCACGGTCTACGGCCACGTCGCCGGCAAGGGTTGGGAATGGGTCGGCCTGGGCTACCTGGCCGGCGGCCTGTTCCTGATCGCCCGGCGGATCATGACCTGGCACGTCCCGGCGGCCTACCTGGGCGCCATGGCGCTGCTCGCCGGCGGGCTGTGGCTGTTCGACAGCCAGAACTTTGCCTCGCCCCTCTTCCATCTGCTCTCCGGCGGCACCCTGCTCGGCGCCTTCTTCATCGCCACCGACCCGGTCTCCGGCAGCACCACGCCCCGGGGCAAGCTGATCTTCGCCGCCGGCGCCGCCAGTCTGGCCTACGTGATCCGCGTGTTCGGCGGCTACCCGGACGGGGTGGCCTTCGGCGTGCTGCTGATGAACCTGTGCGTGCCGCTGATCGACATGTACACCCAGCCCCCCATCTTCGGCGCCAAGGCCATGGCCGCCGCCGGACGCAAGGGAGAACGCTGA
- the rsxG gene encoding electron transport complex subunit RsxG: MARRTALILFAFVIVFTGLLAGAYQLTRPAIEASAREEKMRLINEVLPAGSYDNDLLGDALKLPPTPELGLADGGEALRARRGGEPAALVLEAIAPDGYAGAIRLILAVSADGRLLGVRVTQHKETPGLGDYIEPKKDKNKERPWIRQFDGLSLATAAAAEWRVKKDGGRFDSMAGATVTPRAVVKAVKKALDYAAANRDALFDSPSVGKEQP, from the coding sequence ATGGCACGGCGCACAGCCCTGATCCTGTTCGCCTTCGTCATCGTCTTTACCGGCCTGCTGGCCGGGGCCTACCAGCTCACCCGGCCAGCCATCGAGGCCTCGGCCCGGGAAGAGAAGATGCGCCTGATCAACGAGGTACTGCCCGCCGGCAGCTACGACAACGACCTGCTCGGTGACGCCCTCAAGCTGCCGCCCACTCCGGAACTGGGCCTGGCCGACGGTGGCGAGGCGCTGCGCGCCCGGCGTGGCGGCGAGCCTGCCGCCCTGGTGCTCGAAGCCATCGCGCCGGACGGTTACGCCGGAGCGATCCGCCTAATCCTGGCGGTAAGCGCCGACGGCCGGCTGCTCGGCGTGCGCGTCACCCAGCACAAGGAAACACCGGGCCTGGGCGACTACATCGAGCCGAAGAAGGACAAGAACAAGGAGCGCCCCTGGATCCGCCAGTTCGACGGCCTGTCGCTGGCCACGGCCGCCGCGGCCGAATGGCGGGTCAAGAAGGACGGCGGGCGCTTCGACTCCATGGCCGGCGCCACGGTCACCCCCCGGGCGGTGGTCAAGGCGGTGAAGAAGGCCCTCGATTACGCCGCCGCCAACCGCGACGCCCTGTTCGACTCCCCTTCTGTAGGCAAGGAGCAGCCATGA
- the rsxC gene encoding electron transport complex subunit RsxC, protein MGIFSFKGGVKPASHKAESTVLPIAEAPLVARYVVPLHQSIGGTPRPCVAVGDAVLRGQRIGEADGWISAAVHAPTSGTVVAIEDAPMPHPSGLPAPAVVIEADGRDACIEHRPVDPAALGPDGVRAYLQQSGVVGLGGAVFPSHAKLSVGKAGALDELVINGAECEPYITCDDLLMRERAEGIVAGITLFRDLLKPKRVLIGIEDNKPEAIAAMRAAVAKAGEDFAVVAVPTRYPTGGAKELIRVLTGKEVPAAQRSTDQGVQCFNVATAYTAWRAVAFGEPVTSRLVTVTGNVATARNWEVRIGTPIAEVMALAAPKADTDGVVMGGPMMGVMLPDTAAPVIKATNCLIAHSPALFPPKPAEMPCIRCGECARACPHQLQPFELYWWSRAKNFGKAQEYELFDCIECGCCNFVCPSRIPLVSYFRFAKSEIWAREKEKNAAEAAKARFEFKQLRDEREKAEKAEKLAKAAARQAEKAAAEKAAGTTTASGPATPPASGVAAPAPAASDPDAAKKAAIAAALERARAQRANVAPRNTDDLSPARQAEIAAIDARREAIQTTPPPVAGGNGGDAPVDAEAAKKAAIAAAMARARAQRAAVQPRNTDNLTPAQQAAVAAIDQRRESAGLAGPTVAAEVSPPAAPGAEPPTSS, encoded by the coding sequence ATGGGCATCTTCTCCTTCAAAGGCGGCGTCAAACCCGCCAGCCACAAGGCCGAATCCACCGTCCTGCCCATCGCCGAAGCGCCCCTGGTGGCGCGCTACGTGGTGCCTCTGCACCAGAGCATCGGCGGCACACCCCGGCCCTGCGTCGCCGTGGGCGATGCGGTGCTGCGTGGCCAGCGTATCGGCGAGGCCGACGGCTGGATCTCGGCGGCGGTGCACGCCCCCACCTCGGGCACCGTGGTGGCCATCGAGGACGCCCCCATGCCCCACCCCTCGGGCCTGCCCGCCCCGGCGGTGGTGATCGAGGCCGACGGGCGGGACGCCTGTATCGAGCACCGGCCGGTGGACCCGGCGGCCCTGGGCCCGGACGGGGTGCGCGCCTATTTGCAGCAGAGCGGCGTGGTCGGCCTGGGTGGGGCCGTGTTCCCCTCCCACGCCAAGCTCAGCGTCGGTAAGGCCGGCGCCCTGGACGAACTGGTGATCAACGGCGCCGAGTGCGAGCCCTACATCACCTGCGACGATCTGCTGATGCGCGAGCGGGCCGAGGGTATCGTCGCCGGCATCACCCTGTTCCGCGACCTGCTCAAGCCGAAGCGGGTGTTGATCGGCATCGAGGACAACAAGCCCGAGGCCATCGCCGCCATGCGGGCCGCGGTGGCCAAGGCCGGCGAAGATTTCGCCGTGGTGGCGGTACCCACCCGCTACCCCACCGGCGGTGCCAAAGAGCTGATCCGGGTGCTCACCGGCAAGGAAGTGCCCGCCGCCCAGCGCTCCACCGACCAGGGCGTGCAGTGCTTCAACGTCGCCACCGCCTACACCGCCTGGCGTGCCGTGGCCTTCGGCGAGCCGGTCACCTCCCGGCTGGTCACCGTCACCGGCAACGTGGCCACCGCCCGCAACTGGGAGGTGCGCATCGGCACCCCCATCGCCGAGGTGATGGCCCTGGCCGCCCCCAAGGCGGATACCGACGGCGTGGTCATGGGTGGCCCGATGATGGGGGTGATGCTGCCGGACACCGCCGCCCCGGTCATCAAGGCCACCAACTGCCTGATCGCCCACTCGCCGGCCCTGTTCCCGCCCAAGCCGGCGGAAATGCCCTGCATCCGCTGCGGCGAGTGCGCCCGGGCCTGCCCCCACCAGCTGCAGCCCTTCGAACTGTACTGGTGGAGCCGCGCCAAGAACTTCGGCAAGGCCCAGGAATACGAGTTGTTCGACTGCATCGAGTGCGGTTGCTGCAACTTCGTCTGTCCTTCCCGCATTCCCCTGGTGTCCTACTTCCGCTTCGCCAAGAGCGAGATCTGGGCCCGGGAAAAGGAAAAGAACGCCGCCGAGGCGGCCAAGGCCCGCTTCGAGTTCAAGCAGTTGCGCGACGAGCGGGAGAAAGCCGAGAAGGCCGAGAAACTGGCCAAGGCCGCCGCCCGCCAGGCGGAAAAGGCGGCCGCGGAAAAAGCCGCTGGCACAACCACAGCGTCTGGACCGGCCACACCCCCAGCCAGCGGGGTGGCAGCGCCTGCCCCGGCTGCCAGCGATCCTGATGCCGCCAAGAAGGCCGCCATCGCCGCCGCGTTGGAACGGGCCCGGGCCCAGCGTGCCAACGTGGCACCGCGCAACACCGATGATCTGAGCCCGGCCCGGCAGGCTGAAATCGCCGCCATTGATGCCCGCCGCGAGGCCATCCAGACCACGCCGCCCCCTGTCGCCGGGGGCAATGGCGGCGACGCGCCCGTGGATGCCGAAGCGGCCAAGAAGGCGGCCATCGCCGCCGCCATGGCCCGGGCCCGGGCCCAGCGCGCTGCCGTCCAGCCGCGCAATACCGACAATCTGACCCCGGCCCAGCAGGCCGCGGTTGCCGCCATCGACCAGCGGCGCGAGAGTGCTGGCCTCGCCGGCCCCACGGTGGCCGCCGAAGTGTCGCCCCCGGCCGCCCCCGGCGCCGAACCGCCTACCTCATCATGA
- a CDS encoding electron transport complex subunit E, with product MIRRDEIATIAGNGLWKQNTSLVQILGLCPLLAVTTNATNGAMLSLATILVMALSGVAIASLRNLIPHEIRIPVFILIVAALVTVVDLAFNAGLHSLYLVLGIFIPLIVTNCIVLARVEAFAAKNPPLHSTLDGIFMGMGMLWTLTLLGGLRELIGAGTLFSGIDLVIPGASALRLLPADYPGLLIALLPPGAFVLLGCLIAWKNWLESRARRPASHPGTTPAMADPQG from the coding sequence ATGATCCGCCGCGACGAAATCGCCACCATCGCCGGCAACGGCCTGTGGAAGCAGAACACCAGCCTGGTGCAGATCCTCGGCCTGTGCCCGCTGCTGGCGGTGACCACCAATGCCACCAACGGCGCCATGCTGTCCCTGGCCACCATCCTGGTGATGGCCCTGTCCGGCGTGGCCATCGCCAGCCTGCGCAACCTGATTCCCCACGAGATCCGCATCCCGGTGTTCATCCTGATCGTCGCCGCCCTGGTGACGGTGGTGGACCTGGCCTTCAACGCCGGACTGCACAGCCTTTACCTGGTGCTCGGCATCTTCATCCCCCTGATCGTCACCAACTGCATCGTGCTTGCCCGGGTGGAAGCCTTCGCCGCCAAGAATCCGCCCCTGCACAGCACCCTGGACGGCATCTTCATGGGAATGGGCATGCTCTGGACCCTGACCCTGCTGGGCGGGCTGCGCGAGCTGATCGGTGCCGGTACCCTGTTTTCCGGCATCGACCTGGTGATCCCTGGCGCCAGCGCCTTGCGCCTGTTACCCGCCGACTATCCGGGCCTGCTGATCGCCCTGCTGCCCCCGGGCGCCTTCGTGCTGCTCGGTTGCCTGATCGCCTGGAAGAACTGGCTGGAATCGCGGGCCCGCCGCCCCGCTTCCCACCCCGGCACCACCCCGGCCATGGCCGACCCGCAGGGATGA